The genomic DNA ATAATCTTCAAAACAGACTGACTGCCTACAGGCACTTCCTTGGTCAGATAACCGATGTAAGACACGACTAACGTTGCAGCAGGCTTGTCCAGTGCCAAAGTAAACTTACCATCGACATCCGTCACCGTTCCGACAGATTCCGAATCTTTTTCGATCACGTTGGCACCAATAATAGGCTCGCCATTGATATCCGTAATCACACCACTGACCATTTTACCCTGCTGTGCAGACAAAGAGATCGTAGTCGTTGTTCCACCTGCGGACAATAATATATACGAACCATCGACAGAGTATTTCACATCCGTTCCGGCGAACAGATTTGCCAAGACTTCCTCCAGAGAGGCTTTCTTCAAATTAACAGACACTTTTCTGTCCACATTCACAAACTTGTTGTAAATAAACAGATAATCAGTTTGTTTCTCAATATCGTTCAACACATTCTCAAGTTCGGTGTTACTTCTTTTGATCGTAACATTTACATTCTGAGAACTGGAGTTTTCTGCATGCATGCAGAAAATGAAAACGAATAATAACAAAGTGGTTATTCTCATGACTCTAAAAAATTGTTTACATCGAGGCCTTTTTACAGAATAAGACATCGACAAAGATTTTTTATTCATATCTTTGGAAATCAAATTTATTAATACAGTTAAATAATTGTGTTAAGTCTATGCCGGTAAGTGTGGGGACACTTACCGGCATTTTTCTCAATAAAAGGTTAACCTTTTTCCTTCATCATAGGCATTATATTTTAAGATTAGACATTACTTTATATAAATAACCGATTCATCTTTGTTCCGTTCAAACGTATACTTAGCATCTTTTTGTAGGATATGCAATGCCTTGTCTATACCGTCCGATATCCGGAATTTACCACTACAGATATAATCGGTTAATTTGGGGTTTTCTATAATAACATGTATGCCGTAGCACTTTTCGAAACGGGACATCAACTCCTTAAAATTCATATCTTTAAAACAAATCAATCCCTCTTTCCAGCGGAAAGGATCAAAGTCCGCAATCGATTTCGACTGTAAATGGCCATTGATCAAAGAAACCTGTTGATTAGGCGCCAAAACCAAGGTTTCCGACGGATTCCTCTTATCCGATACCCGTACCGAACCTTCCATCAGTGACGTACAGAAATCCTCGGAGTCACTGTATGCCTCCACGTTAAATTTCGTTCCCAGCACCTCGACATTACATTTGTTCGTCTGGACAACAAAAGGTTTGTCTTCATTGTGAGTTACTTCGAAATAAGCCTCTCCATCCAAGGTTATCTCTCGCTTATTGCCCGTAAAGACAGCCGGGTAGCGCATTTCGGAACGGGCATTCAGCCAAACGTTCGTACCATCCGCCAAAGTCAGGTTGGCACGCTGGCCGGCAGGAACTGTGATCGTATTCATTGCCTCGCCTATCTTACAGATTTCCGACTTATAGAAATACGTTCCGCTAGCGACAGTAATGGCAAACACGGCCGCGATCTTTATGGCTTCGAGCAAGACAGTTCGATAGAAAGGACGGGATTTCTTTTCCATCCCGGCCACCTTCGTACTGCCCGACAGGATCATCGCATCGAAAAACTCACGTTCCTTGAAAAGCTCTTGCTCGTTTTCGGGAGAAGATTCCAGCCAGATACGGACAGCTTCTTTCTCTTCACGGGAAGCTTTTCCATCAAAGAATTTATATAATGTTTCTTTTTCCATTTTTTCCGTTTCTGTTTATAAAGCAAATAAGCAGGAAATATCCCTAACGGAAAAGGGATTTTTTGAAGAAAAAGTTTCAACCAGACACCATGCACTTGGAATTTACCCGTCATTTTTTCTTATTTATCGCCAGATATCGAAAATTTTTCACGCCAGTCGGACTTTTGTCGACAACCGTCAGCAGACTTGCCGACAATTGTTGACAGGCAAGTATCAGCAAAAGAATTTTGGCAGGAAAGCCAGTAAAGGGAAATAATCTTTTAAAGCTACACGCAAGACTTTTAAAGCCTTGGTAATATGGAACTCCACCGTTTTCGTCGAGATACCCAAGGCTACCGCAATCTCCTTATGGCTTTGGTTGTTGTAGCGGCTGCGAACAAAGATTTCGCGTGTCTGTTCGGGTAATGTTTCCAACGCCTTGTCGACAAGCGACTGCAACTCGTCAGTAAACAGCTTTTCAGGATTACAAGCTTCGAGGGTAGCGATGCGCAGGTTCAGTTCCCAAGTGTCACAATCCTTCAAATACTCGACTATCTCTTCTCGAGTACGCAAACGTTGCAAATAATTCAGGCATTTGTGCTTGATGACGGTTAGAATATAGGCCGGAACATTCGAGTCAGGTGCAAGTTTTCCCCTATTTTCCCAATAATACATCAGGCTTTCGATCGCAATATCTTCCGCAACCATACTGTCGCCTACATAGGTGTTGGCAAAATGAACAAAACGACCTTTATAGTCAGTAAACAACTGATTAAAAGAATATATCTCGGATCCGCCTTTCATACATATAGAATCAAATCGCCGATAAAGATATACATAAATCCGGCTTGTCCACCTTTCTTGTAGGATTTTCCAGCATTTATCCGTTAAATAGGAACAAAGACAAACATAAATCATATTTTTTCTCTAAGTTTGCATTCAAATACGAGAAATCCAATGAAGAAAGTAAACATAACAACTGCTGTTCTATTGATTTACCTGATCGTTATGAGCATAATCGGTTGGCCTGGCAAACAAGCCAATCCTGATTATGTACAGTATTTCGGGGTAATCGCGGCGACTGTTCTTGTTATCGGCCTATTGCGTTTCCTGCAGATCAAACGACTGAAGATTCGGGACAAGATGAAAGACGGAAAAAAGGAATAACGAAGTTTAATTGCAAATATAAAATTCTAATTCATGAAAGACCTTGTGATCGGACTGTCTCTGTTAGGGATGGTCAGTGCGTGCAGCCCTGCACCCCAAGCAAAAGACAATGTCGAGGAAGACTATTGCCAGTATGTTAATCCCTTTATCGGGAAT from Parabacteroides merdae ATCC 43184 includes the following:
- a CDS encoding FecR family protein — protein: MEKETLYKFFDGKASREEKEAVRIWLESSPENEQELFKEREFFDAMILSGSTKVAGMEKKSRPFYRTVLLEAIKIAAVFAITVASGTYFYKSEICKIGEAMNTITVPAGQRANLTLADGTNVWLNARSEMRYPAVFTGNKREITLDGEAYFEVTHNEDKPFVVQTNKCNVEVLGTKFNVEAYSDSEDFCTSLMEGSVRVSDKRNPSETLVLAPNQQVSLINGHLQSKSIADFDPFRWKEGLICFKDMNFKELMSRFEKCYGIHVIIENPKLTDYICSGKFRISDGIDKALHILQKDAKYTFERNKDESVIYIK
- a CDS encoding RNA polymerase sigma-70 factor, whose product is MKGGSEIYSFNQLFTDYKGRFVHFANTYVGDSMVAEDIAIESLMYYWENRGKLAPDSNVPAYILTVIKHKCLNYLQRLRTREEIVEYLKDCDTWELNLRIATLEACNPEKLFTDELQSLVDKALETLPEQTREIFVRSRYNNQSHKEIAVALGISTKTVEFHITKALKVLRVALKDYFPLLAFLPKFFC